The region TTGGAAGAGAAATGAAGTTTCATCTATGGTTTGATCCAACTAAAGCTTTTCATCACTATGCCATTCTATGGAGTCCAAAGGAAATAATGtaagttaaataataataattgctATTTTAATCATTCTCTAAAATAAAGGAGACAATTGATTTTGATAGGGGCAATTATTAATAGAATAATTTGATCACATGAATGGAAACACTTTTCGAAAAAAATCTAAGAAATGTACAAAAATTGATAAAGTTAAAAAATCTATATGTTATAAGAAACTTGTCTACATGTTCAACTTGATGGCCACTAGTATCTAAGTGACACTAAATAGTTTATTAtaccaaaacatatatatattatatatacaagtACTATTTATAGTAGGTGTAAAAGCTTTTTAGACTGTTCTAATTGTTTTTTATTCCAAACTattgaattaattattattattattattgcagatttcttgttgatgatgtgcCAATAAGAAGGTACCCTAAGAAGAGCGCTGAAACCTTTCCATTAAGGCCAATGTGGTTGTATGGTTCAATATGGGATGCCTCATCATGGGCCACAGAAGATGGTAAATACAAAGCTGATTATAGATACCAACCATTTGTTGCTCAGTACACCAATTTTAAGGCTGGTGGCTGCTCAGCCTATGCTCCTGCCAGGTGCCGCCCGGTTTCTGCCTCGCCTTTTCGGTCCGGTGGGCTGACCCGGCAGCAATACAGGGCCATGAGATGGGTCCAGCGTTACCACTTGGTGTACAACTATTGCAAAGACTATAAGAGAGACCATTCTTTAACTCCTGAATGTTGGAAATAATAGTCAAAATTGTCACTTACATTTTAATTTACCATTATGCTATAAATATTTAGCACTAGTGGAAAATCCCCTCAATGTTCACTTCTTAAATCTTTACCTTATTTCCCAATtcctttcttcttttttgattgttattgttattgttgtgtGAGAAGGCATCTTGTGATGGGCCCACTCTTGTCAAAATCAATGCCAATGAGTAGCTGAGCATCCAGGGAGGCTTTAAAAGAAGTAACCAAAAAAcaagaccccccccccccccccaaaaaaaaaaaaagtgcttTGAATTCTTTTGGTATGGAACTTTAGTGTACAATTTCTTTTGTTATGTTATTTGGTTGTAATTAGAACTATATAAAATGGGGAAAAACATTATGTATACAGAGAAAGAGAAGTGGGATTTTGAAGCTAAACTCAAGGAgcattgtatttatttttatatgaaGCACCTGTCAATTAATTCCTAATAAAGGAAAAGCTCTTTTTGTTGTTTTATGGAGAAGTGAATGCAATGTAAATTGGAGCAATTTATGTTTGGTCATTTTCTCAATCTCCCACTTCAGAATATACATAATATTAAATGATACCGAAATAAAAGCATATGATacaaaaaaaattggatgaaACTAGTCATTGCATCACGGTTTTCAAGAGTCATTCAATGGTTTGGATCACTTGTCACAATTTATATAATGTATTATTTCTTATGAGCTTTTAACATCCAttgtatataaaatattattgtaattatttGAGACAGATAATACCATTGACAATGGAATATATTTagagggaattttttttttcaaaaatcaaAGATCTAAACTGTAGTTTTTCAAATAATTATGCAATTTACTCTAGAAAATGCTACAAACACTCCCAACTCTAATATTTCCAAAATCCAATCGTATTTGTGAACTAAATCTCAACAAAACACAAGTAGTTGAGAGTAAATTGCCATGGTATTAATGTGCCGAATCTCAAATTTTCAATACAAGTATAACATTGTTGTGATCGAAATGATAAGAGTTATTGACATTAGTTGTTATTAATGTTTGCACAAAAATTGAGATGAATAAATGTGATTTCTCATAGATATGGCATGGTGTGGGAGTGGCCAAGCATATATTGAGATGTATAAACTATTAAAGTACCATTTCTTATTTTCATTACCAATTGAATTATTCTATCAACTATTCATATTAAGCCAAAATTGTTCATTACTGCTGCCATAAATTACGATGCAaattgttcttttcttttttgtttgttGTTGGATACCATTAAGCCATACTTTCATTCTCTAAGGTTAGGTGAAATTGTATGTGTTGTACCATATGTACTTGGATTCGTTATGAGATCTTGTCCTCAAATTATAGTCGGTGTAATTACCACCATTACAAaaatagaatataaataatgaaaaaaacCCAAAccactagtggtatttttttatttactttttatttaaAGCTTAGGTTATAAGAGCAACTGTTTTTGGCAGTTTAGGTGGAATTCAAATGTTGAGTTTTATGAAAAGTCACAAATTGTACTATAGTCCATGTGAGTATGTACCTATGTGTTTCTAAGAGGTCTATGTGTTTCTAAGAGGTAGTTTCGTATCTTTATTTTAGCTTAGTAACTAGATTCTGTCTTTACTTACCTATTTGGCCAGGAATTGGAGTATGAAGATGTTAACACATCGGATTGTAATAATGAGTTTTAGTCCCACGTCGAAATAAGAAAATATGGTACCAAAGACAAGCGTGCGAGAACCAAACACATCATATAGAATAGTAGGAGGTGATATATAAATACATAGGATAGCATTGGTACgattaagatttaaaaaataacaaaaacatgTTCCATTTTCTATAAATGAACACTTgagtgatgtgtacatatatgaCACCCGattagatttttaattatttGAGTAACAATTATTTAAAAGAGTATGGACCCATGATTGctaaaaggaaaaaaagaaaagatttaGTCATTTAGTGGGGGATATGTAGTTGTCGAGGCTTCAAAAAAAAGTTTTAATGGATTGAGAAGGATAGAATGTCTCCAAACAAATATGAAATATGGTCATATTTCACTCGGCTTTCACATCTgccttcttctctctttttttgcTTTTGCTTTATATGAAGGTTTTTTTACTTGTCAAATGTTTGGTTTGAGTTGAATGTGGATAGATACCTTTTTTTTTGGTATCCTTTCTCTTCTATATTAACTCAATGTATGACTTGACTTAGCTCAACAGCTACGAATAGTACCCAACTCATCTTAATGAAACAGTCTAAGCCAATTCCATTCAATTATTAGCACTGGAAAGATACCACTTTTTCATAGCTTTAGAACAGAGTATATATTATAAGATGTTGCAATTATTGTGAGAAGGGTCATGTGAGTTATGATCATTGCTTCAAAGGACCCTCTTGTGAAGGACCTTCAAGCAAGGACCCATTTTGGGAAAAGAAATTTTACAAGTCACCCTTTTGATCAATTGATAATAACAGTTATGGAAATGATAATGGGTCATGTGAGTGATGATCATTGTCGCAAAAGTCCCTacctttattatttatttttattttttggggGTTTTTTGGAAGAACGGTAAAGACCTATTTTGGGGAAAGAAATTTACATGTCACCCTTCTGAGCACTTGATGATAAGAGGAAAAAAATGAAACCAACCAGGCAACCAATGACATCTATAGAACCTAATCCCTCTATCTAACTCTAGTGATTTTGAGAAAAAATTATTGATAAAATAAGCATTTGCATGGTGAGGAGAGGAGACAGAGGAATGTTATGGCATGTGTTGTCAATTGTGATTTTATAAAGATCATGGAGCCCTACATCTGCATAATGATCAGAAGGAATGGGCATATCGTCAAACctattgtcttttttttttacagtgttgtattatttaaatatttttaaggaattGGTATATTAGGAAACATTTTTGTGGGGTTTTAGCTCTTAGAAATTTTAGAGATAGCTACCCTACTCTTAAATTGTCATCACTCTAATAAGAAATTATGTTGGCTTAAACATTGTCATGCTTTCAAGTAGAGTACTTAACATCTACTTATAAGGTTCAAATGGAACCAAAAAAGTtcgaaaaaaattataatattcagCTAATACATTGGAATTTATGGCCAAGTAGAGTTTGAGCAAAACAGGTCTTccatttgtttatttctttaatgCAAATTAATTTAATTCCTAAAATTACTTATTTAACTTGATAGTATATTTCTTACTTGTTTTGTAATTTGTGCAAAACCGACCTTAGCTCAGTTGGCAGAGCGGAGGACTGTAGTTGGTAATATCCAAATGGATATCCTTAGGTCGCTGGTTCGAATCCGGCAGGTCGgaatttttcattatttatttattctctcCTTTTATgtaatttattcaaattaaatttaTGCTTTTCAGGAAATGTGACAAAAAAATCTAAAATGGAAAATAAAGGtgactaaaattatatttttcaaagtaGGGTCTCACTAACTTGTGTATAGGAACAACCTTCTTGGTTGCATTTCGAACAATCCCACTTAGTTCAATGTTACAACAACCATAAGGAAATCAATTGCATTTTAATATCACTAAATGTGAGTTTAATGAAAATTGATGTTTCCGTTAGAtttaacaaattttttattatttttaaaaaaattgttttccGTTAAatttaatacttttttattattttctaacatggttagttttaaaattatctaaataagataatatattaaaaaataataatacaatcatctaaataaagtaaataaattgaaaaataacataaataacaaataagtcataataatttctcatcatatattttaaaatttcatattagaATATTTAAATTtctctatcaattatgttttcaaaactataaccgaATAATATTTATGTGCTTGTTacaccctaatttcgaaaataaaATTTATGATATCGAAATGTAGACTCGTAAAATGTAAACTCGAAAATAATAAATAAGGGTTCAGCACTTGTATAAATAATCATGTTTCCTGATCTGTTATCATTGGCGACTGAGCACCAGTTAAGAAGGCTCGAGCTTAGGCATCAAGCTTGAAATGATGAATCTTCTCCAAAGTCTGAGTGTAATTCGAACCTTCATTGCAAGCTTGAGGAGGTTGATCTCCGATGGTTGAGCTTGGTAAAGTCATTGGCTAAGGACGAGGTTAATCAGAATGATCAGCTCGTGATGTGGGTCGATCTCGAAAGTGTGTAAGTTGTATGTTCGAAGTCGGTAATCCAGTTTGAACACGGCTGTTGTTTTAAAATCCCTATTCTACgaggatttgttgtaatctgataataaatcccaattatcatgagatattatgtaattaatgcatttatttgtatttattttaaatttgaattataactttCCGAAATAAAAAggaagatattttgttaaccagtctataaatagattgaAGAATTTCATTTGTGGATACACACAACTTGGTACCGAGAACACTCTGCTAAATTGCTTTATAAAAGCTCTAAGAGAAGATCACCAGTCAATAACACTGACTCATGAACTAGGCAGactttaactgctgaaccacgtaaaattttgattgttcttctttattttcttaattctatgtttagtgctcttcatattcaagttgacaaaaaacagcgtcaacagtttagtgctttcattgagagcattaagcaagtcattagattgtttaatcagaaacctcctgAATTACCAATGGCCACCACGAACAACCCCAACACTGGTGGGCAACCATTGCCCTAAATACCGGAGGAACAGACACCGTGCACTGAAGATTACCCGCGACAACCTGGGAAGCAGCCCATGGCTGACCAGGGCTCAGAGGAAGAGAGTGCTTCCTCTGATTCCCAGGGACCGCCTGCTCCTAGGCCTAACGAGGATCTCTACTATAATCTAGAGAGATACATTCCTATTGTTGAACTGGAGAATCGCCAACTGCGCTAACAACTGACAGAAGCTACAAGGCGCAATGAAGAGTTGGCCAGACAGGCTGCTGAGGTCCAGGCACCACCCCGAAGGCCAAGAGGACGTCCCTGAGGGAGCACGATCGCCATGAGAGCTAAGTAAGGGGACCAGCAGGCTCAGCCGAGGTCGAGAACAAATATTGTTGATGAACGCCCCAGGAGAAACACTCGAGCTAAGGCAACTAACAATCCGACTGCGAAGCTGTCTACCGGaacagggaataaccgagctccttcAGCAGCTCGGAACCCTAACCCTGAAGCAGTCAAGAACAACCCGGAACCTGTCCGAGCCAGTTCTGGACCAT is a window of Humulus lupulus chromosome 4, drHumLupu1.1, whole genome shotgun sequence DNA encoding:
- the LOC133831166 gene encoding probable xyloglucan endotransglucosylase/hydrolase protein 32, with amino-acid sequence MAFIILIFLLTLMVPSSNAAWPPSPGYWPSSKFRPMSFYNGFRNLWGPSHQRADQNALTIWLDSTTGSGFKSVRPFRSGYFGASIKLQPGYTAGVITSLYLSNNEAHPGFHDEVDIEFLGTTFGKPYTLQTNVYIRGSGDGKIIGREMKFHLWFDPTKAFHHYAILWSPKEIIFLVDDVPIRRYPKKSAETFPLRPMWLYGSIWDASSWATEDGKYKADYRYQPFVAQYTNFKAGGCSAYAPARCRPVSASPFRSGGLTRQQYRAMRWVQRYHLVYNYCKDYKRDHSLTPECWK